One window from the genome of Natronomonas pharaonis DSM 2160 encodes:
- a CDS encoding DUF5785 family protein encodes MDWPHDPDGEEGSEGKRKYGQAILAKKLDEEGDFPLSASDFVDEHGDEPVRLNHSEVVSVADIFEHVDQSEFDDIVSFHKAVGQAMRNADMWEVDVEKHA; translated from the coding sequence ATGGACTGGCCCCACGACCCCGACGGCGAAGAAGGCTCCGAGGGGAAACGGAAGTACGGGCAGGCGATACTCGCAAAGAAACTCGACGAAGAGGGAGACTTCCCGCTTTCGGCCTCCGACTTCGTTGACGAGCACGGTGACGAGCCGGTTCGGCTCAACCACAGCGAGGTCGTAAGCGTCGCCGATATCTTCGAGCACGTCGACCAATCGGAGTTTGACGACATTGTCTCCTTCCACAAGGCGGTCGGCCAAGCGATGCGGAACGCCGACATGTGGGAAGTCGACGTCGAGAAACACGCGTAG
- a CDS encoding GTP cyclohydrolase III: MTNTQVTLVQIDNYGPWTVTPEPRREVDLQTLQSRLYADLSQLIGNRMGYVFFTRFDNMVAVTNGLDADAHALIQESVGNRYPVTVSLSIGVDSSPAAALGTATDQLQDAGSAQDKGRTEILRGDPIQPSERTDTDVQIAHFDVNDATGKYTDQLNEFDSFINIEQGYAELMRYMRHENDSLSFFVGGDNIIAVCDGIDEAAYLDAIEHVNETVGVELKVGVGLDRTAQAAGMAAKHALETCREENTDVEFAR, encoded by the coding sequence GTGACGAACACACAGGTAACGCTCGTTCAGATAGACAACTACGGTCCGTGGACTGTCACCCCCGAACCGCGCCGCGAAGTCGACTTACAGACCCTGCAATCGCGGCTCTACGCCGACCTCTCTCAGCTTATCGGCAACCGGATGGGCTATGTTTTCTTTACCCGTTTCGACAATATGGTGGCGGTTACGAACGGCCTCGATGCCGACGCTCACGCGCTGATTCAGGAATCCGTTGGCAACCGGTACCCCGTGACGGTGAGCCTGAGCATCGGCGTTGATTCGTCGCCAGCCGCGGCGCTCGGCACCGCGACCGACCAGCTACAGGATGCCGGCAGCGCACAGGACAAGGGCCGCACTGAAATCCTTCGTGGCGACCCGATTCAGCCGTCCGAGCGGACCGACACCGACGTACAAATCGCTCATTTCGATGTCAACGATGCGACGGGCAAGTATACAGACCAGCTCAACGAGTTCGACTCGTTTATCAACATCGAACAGGGCTACGCCGAGTTGATGCGGTATATGCGCCACGAGAACGACTCGCTGTCGTTCTTCGTCGGCGGCGACAATATCATCGCAGTCTGTGACGGTATCGACGAGGCAGCATATCTCGACGCCATCGAGCACGTCAACGAAACCGTCGGCGTCGAGCTGAAAGTCGGTGTCGGCCTCGACCGAACCGCTCAGGCCGCCGGGATGGCAGCAAAGCATGCGCTTGAGACGTGTCGTGAGGAAAACACCGACGTCGAGTTCGCCCGGTAG